The nucleotide sequence AGCAGATTGTAGCAGCCATTTTTCTTTAGCATGAATTGTCGTTATGATGTTGAACCCGTACCCCCACTTGTGTGCCACTCTTTTAAAGTTGTTTTTGGTAATCGGCATCGCTTTGTTTTCATTTTGCCCAAAGCAAGAGGAGCTTGCAGTTGAAGAGATCATATTGTAGTTAGATCATTAAAGTATGGGTTGTTGACATGATGGAAAGAACTAGATGTTGAAGACATGTTTGGGCTTGTTTGCTACAGGGCAAGAAATCCGGATGAAAATAAGGTTGAAAAAAATTTGTCTAATGATTTTCAACTATCCATTAAATTTGATGCCTTGTTCAACAGTTCTATTCCCAATTATGATGTAtttgtaatgattttttttttttttccaaatgagacTTGTAACTAAGGATGTTGAGCTTTTGGACCGTTCGTTGTAAGTGTTTCTCAATTTATTCTGATGACTGATGAGAAATTTTTTATAGGGTCGGATAGGTTATCTTAGGCtcaatgttattattattattataatatatatagagagaaaacTATAGAACAGATTGATCTTGTTTTAGACTTCCAAGAGGCTTAAAAGGAGTACCATGATGTTATTATCTCAAACTCTCTTTGATGAACCATTTGCCCCTATTTTGATTACCAATTGACACTGTTCTTGAAAGGTTAAAGAGTAGTGTTACAACTCTTGTTGCTCAAAGTTTGCCAACAAAGAGATCTTGAGTCTATCAAAACATTTTTTTCTCTCAAAATGTTCAATCTTAaataacatgttttttttttcagtaaCATATTAATGAAACCTTAAGCTTTTGTTCCCCGTATCTTTAAAGGACATGCTACCTCAAGTGATCATTTAACATTTGATACTTAACAAAGAATCTTCTAATTTGCTATGGTCAATTGGCTAGAAAGTGCAATGTACCATAAAAATGAATACGAAGTATAATGAGAAGGATAATAATCGACAAATTTGGGAGACAAAGTCATCGGTTGTAACTTCTAAAGCGGGGAACGTTGGCTCTTGTGATGTCTCCTCTTTTTGAGACAAAGGAAGGATTTTTTTCTCCTTTTAAATTGCATCCAAAGCATATAATGCCCTCCTTGATACATAGATAATTCCTATTTAAGTATCCACTTTTATTGCAACCAAAGCACTTAGATTTTCTTTTTGTTGCTTCGTCCATCCTTGATTTCACAACTCTATGATGTTGGACTTGAGGGTATACATCTTGATCGTTCCTTCTTACGATGATTCAGATAGTATAATTTTGATAGACTCATTACTTGAGGATGAAAATGTGAGGCTTCATTCTCCAAGAATTCAAATGATGAAGATGGTCTCTTATCTTCATTATTAACCATCACATCCACAATTGAGTTTTTGTAGTCCATTACCTATTGAGCCACTGATAATTATTTTAGTTTATACTTAATGTTTTAATCCTCTAGTATATTTAAATTcatatttatatcatatttcactcTTCATTTCAATCTCTCTCTATTCATTTCAATCTCTCTCTAATTGATaacattatttctaaaattgTTAGTGATCTTGTCTTATAGGATTATTAGAGGAGACGTCAACCAAAGTTCCAATAGCCCACATTGCCTGGCCATGTTCCCTGACACTGCCTGGACATGTTCTTTGGTACAACGTGACCCGAAGAGTCTCCGGCAGTAGTTCGGATCCTCTATCCCAAAACTTCTCTGTCCCCATGTCCCACTATCGATCGGACGGTCCAAATTACATCTCAAAGATGCCTTGCACATCACAAAGATACTGCACACattttaaagatgtcatgatgccttaagatgtaatctggaccgtccgatcgacAGTGGGATATGGGGATAGAGAAGtttcgggacagaggatccgaactattCCAGCAGGCCACAGGGCCTGGCCGTGTCCCCCCGTGTCTGGGGACACGGCCGTGGCGCGTGTGGCGTTGGGTCAACTTGAGAAGGCCGATTCACAAGCTAAAAAACAGTAGTTCGCATCCTCTGTCCTCGTGTCCCATtgccgatcggacggatcagattaaatctcaaggcatcattgcacatcacgaggatactgcacatattttaaagatgtcatgatactttaaaatttaatttgatccgTCCGATCGATAATGGGATATGGAGACAGAGAGAAATagagacagaggatccgaactaggAAAACAGGCAGCCATTAGTGAAAAGGGATCTCATCTCCCTCTTTCCCCATCATTCCATCCTTCATCTGCAAGCTCTCAGCCGATTGGGAGAAGCGCTACCATCTCCATCCATCTCCATCACTGGAATCCTCCACCGACAAGCCCTCGATTCGATTGGTAGAGGCGCCAGCATCCACATCCCATGGAGCCACCGTCAATCGATCTCACGAAGAATTACAAACTCCATTAAAGATTGGAATTAAACCATTATTCATATTGTAAATAAGCCCACTATTATAGCCATCTACAAATTTAAATTCACTTGTAAAACAAACAATGATAAACAAATTACGATAAAAAGATGAAAACAATACAATATTCTATTTTCCTTTTCACCCTACATTTTTTTCTCAACATAGATATAAAGGCATGATAAATTTTCTTaagatataaaaaatttataataaagaagaaaaattaaaagtaagAACATTCACGAAACACTTTTTCTCAATCATACCAGTTCAACCCTCCAAATTCCTTTAATCTCATATTTCATTACATATGTTTGTAACTAACGGTGATTATTATCAGCCATAGATTTCTACAGACCAAACAACTAGAAAAAAAGTGAACAAACATCAAATTTCTAACTCGTTTATTTATTTGATCACACCATGAGAAAAACAAACATACAGTAAGCAAGCGAAGGAATAGGTTTACACTACATTGGTTGATGCATAAAACCAAGACAAGAACCACTCACTTTGCATTTTCTATGAAACCTTGAATATCAAAAGCATCTTCACTAGACTTTTTGATGACACCCTGAAAATTAACCAGCACAgataaaatatttatgttatatTTTCATGGCATAAACTAAagcattaaatttttaaaaataagaaaatgacaTCAAGTTGATATGAGTTGATGGTGGTTGTTTTTCTTTTTTACAATCTCTTTTCTTCTGTTGGGGGTGGATGGGATGAAATGAGATACCTTTTCAGTAATAATGGCGGTTATAAGTCTTGCTGGAGTAACATCAAAGGCTGGATTCCAAACTGAAATCCCAGAGGCAGCAACTTGCTTTCCACGTCCTCCGTCAGAATGTAACAACTCCTTTTCTGACCTTTCTTCTATAACTATTTGTTCTCCAGAAGAAATTGAGAGATCAATTGAAGTTATCGGAGCTGCAACATAGAATCGTATCCCATGGTGATATGCTGAAAGAGCAAGACTATAGGTCCCAATTTTGTTGGCAGTATCACCTACAAAAAAATATGCACACTATGAGTAGTAAACTCCACTTTCTCTAGGCAAATATGCACTACATTTGCATTAGAAACTTTAAGATTGGAACCAAAACGGTTCAGATCATATTGAACATTGATACCGTTTGCAGCAATACGATCAGCACCAACAACAACTGCATTCACACGGCCAGCTTTCATTAAAGCTGCCGCAGCAGAGTCAGCAATCAAAGTTGCAGGTATCTGCTCATGAACAAGTTCAAAGGCAGTGAGCCTGGAACCCTGCAACAAACAGAATCATTGATGATCATACTCAAGAGGATTAACAAAAACATTCAAACAAATGACAATAGTTCAACTATTTTGCTGCGATATGGTAAAAGGTTTTGTAACTCGCCTGGTTGAAAGGTCGTGTTTCAGTGCAGAAggctttttttaaccatccttcaGTCTGAAGGGCACGGATAACACCCAGCGCAGTCCCATATCCAGCAGTAGCAAGACTGAGAGTTCAGAAAAAGAACAAATCTACACGTCACATCCTAGTAATCCCAATTAGCAGAAGAGCAAAGAGAGCACTTATTCACCTTCCTGTATTACAATGCGTTAAAACAGAAATTTTCTGCAAGTTTTCTAGGTGTGATCGGAGATGACTAGCTCCATGGAACCCAATTGCTTCATTAGCAGCAACATCGTCAACAAGCATAGTTTCAGCAGCATCAATATAAGCCTGGCAAGCAGCGTGTCAAGTCGAACTGTCAAAATGATAGCCTAAATTTTGCGTACATGTCAACATATTCAgataatcataaaaaaaaaccCAAAGAGTCAGAAACATTTGATCTTATTAAGTTTATAATTGAAAACCACAGTGTTTAAGTGTTAGTTTAACTTATAGAAGTAGTTATTATACAATTTCAAATAAGTTGTCGTTGAGGTATCTTGTAGCCAGTTGCTTCCTTAATTATATAAAACCACCATCAACTTATTTAATATAGTTGAAGATTAGCAACTGTGCCACTGCCTCCTAAATTGGCAATAATAAGTTAAATCATGGACTTTTATCATGAAAGAAGATGATCTTATCATGGTAGAAAAGTCAAAATATATGATAGATTGAATAAAGGTCACTTGAATAGGTGATACGAATACAACAATTTCCAATTGCAGGATGAATAAATATTTGTCTGTGTTTCCCAATACCAATACGAATGAACAAATTATCTATTAAGGAAGAGAAATAGAAGAATAAAGTTATGTTGTGAAGTAACAAAACATTAGCATGTCCAGAAGCTAATATGGATGCCAAATGAAAAAAAGAAGATAAACAACTGTAAGTATGCAGTAGGTTGATGGAAGTAGTTCTAACTATTGTGTGTAGCTTAACACTAGCTCAAACTGACCACATGTTAAAAAGAACATATACCTACATATAGCTCTTGATACATGCACGTCTTATATTCACTTTGTTTCCATTACGATATCCTTGACACAATCAGTCACACATGAGCACATACACTACTAACTTTAAGTTATTTGTGTTCTGTGTGAGGTTGAATCAACCCCTCACCCTGTAGCCAAACTGGCCATCTACATTAATTCACACCATATCACACATGTATCAACTAACAATACTCACAGCATATGTCTAATATGAGTCAGATAAATTAATCAGTCAGCCAATCTTTATATCTCCCATGATCTAGTAGAGTTCCTGCATTTTCTATAAGTTGATAATTTCTAATCAATTGGTGCTCTAGCAGGTTTATAACCAAGTAAAGCTGATCCAGTCGATAGGTCTAACATATACTTCCTCTATAACAAAAAAATGTTAGTGTGATGATCAAGTCACTTCAATTTCCAAGAAATACCTTATTCCACCTAGATCCTTTACCTCAAATATGTTTTTTAACTGATTCTTTAAATAGTTGTAAAGATGAACATTTGTAACACTTTTACCAGACAAGAAAATGATTCATTAGCTGTGTACTTTATATCTACCTGAAAATGGAACAAACGATACAAAAGTGCTTGGAGAAGCAGTCAAATGATTGGATGCATCAAATACAATAATCCGATAATCCAAGAAGTGAACTACATAAGATACTGGGCAATCCAATATGGAATTGAATAATGAAAATGATGTATTGAAGAGGGAGGATTAGGCTGATGTCAGCCAAAGCAATTACAACTTGGATGACAAAAGGGACCAAGTAAAAAGCCACAAAAGTGGTAAGGAATTGGGAAATAAGGATAGTCGATGAGATTAATTGTCAAAAATCACTCACCGAGGTAGAAAAATCACTCACGCTGCTAAGTGTGAAATAACTCACACGACCAAGACACAAGATTAAGGGAAATATGAAAATTTCTATTGCCAAGGAATTGACTTTCTTTTTCTCAGATTGCAGTTCATATAAAGGAGAACAGGAAGCCTAAGCTTCTTACAACGAAGTAAAGTTGGATTAAGCTAGGTAGTTGGAACAAAACATTAACTACTAAGaggtaaaatatcttttaaattgAAATGCCAACCACCTTTCCCTATCCTTCTTGGATTTTGCTTCTTTTTGCTCACTCCATCTTTTAATTGGGATTTTATCTTATAACTTGAGCTTTTGTGTTGATCCAAGCAAAGTGGGCCAAACTTGAGTTGCATCCTTCTCGAGTTACAAAGAATTCACACTCAAGTTAGACTCCAAATCCTTCAACAGGCTTTCGTTTAGTTTCCAAGTGTTGGTTGGAAACCCATGCATATTCTTCACTAGCAGACTTAATCTTCCAATGGACATTGTATTGGTGATAGGTTCCACACCTTGTAATGATGGTACCAATATCTAGTACATCAATCTCTTCCCTTGAATGCCCTTTTCTTCTAGCAACTTATCACCACGTTAGGAGCCATTTAAGCCTTAGTCATtctaagagattttttttttttcaaaacctatAGCATGTGAGTAGAAATAGCATTGAAATTTCAAATGAACTACTGATAAAAAGACTTCATGATGGTGAGTTGTTGACAATTCTTCTTAATCATGGTCTTGAGCATATCTGGCACATCGAGGGTTTCATGATGGAGAGTTTGTAAGCTTCCTCCTTGGAAGAGACTCCATCATTTCTTGCATAGTTTGGTTGGGAGTTCCTTAACAACTTGATCTCTATTTGAAGATCTTCATTCTGCACACACTGCCTCCATACTGGTTCACTACAAGGAAACTttttctctgataccaatttgatGTTGGCCAAGCTAATTGCAACTTGGATGAGAAAAGATAGTGGATAACACACCAAGAAAGTGGTAGTGATTAGGGAATTAGGGAATAGGAGGAAGTAGATAAAATATATTGTCAGAATAACTCACTGGGAAAGTGGAATTATCCCTATTACTAAGTGTGAAATCAATTACCCACAATTACCCACCCAAAACAATTGATTAatggaaagaagaaaatttctaTCGCTACGGAATTATCTTTTTCTCATGTTACATTTATATAGAGGAGCAAAGGAATTTAAGCTAGCTAGTTGGAACAAAACACTTGTTTGTAAGAAGTAAAATGTCTTTTGACTTGAAATGGCCAACCACCTCTCACTATCCTTCTAGGGTTTTACTTCTTTCAACCACTCCATATTTCAATTGAGCTCTCTCATGCAATGTCGGTTTTTAGGTTGATTCAAACAAAAAAGGTCTAACTTGAGTTGCATCAGTAGGGATGAAATGAAGCTCTAGTAGAGATTAGATATAACTTTGTCATAAACTGATTGAGAACTTGTAACCCATCAGGGGACAGAGATTTGGATCATCTTAACTAAATTCTTGTTGTCGATCTACTAGCTTAGCTTCTCCTAGATGAATCTTCTTTTAAGTGCTTGAATTTTCGTATCAAAATCCTAGCCATAAGACAATTTTTTGAAATGTCCACCGGTTCTGCAGAAGAGTTCAGTATCCTTTTAATGGTGGAAAGTTACTCTTCATAATGAGTTTTAGATCCTACTTCTAAATCATCACCAGCAAAGCCCTTGTACTCATAAGGATATCTGCTAGTGTCACCAATCTGAGAGTCAAATGACAGTGAGCACCTCCACAGATTACTATCATCAGATATGGTTTTATACTCCTTTAAAAGTATTATAATGGCTGAGGATTGCTAGTTGCATTGTTGCCGAATGATCCTGATCACCATGGTCTTTGTCTTCTTTGACAGAACACATCAGGAGGGAGAGAGATTCTTAGCCTCATCCTTTGCTGCTGCTCAGGCCTTTGCTGCCTGAGCCTCATCCTTAGTTGCTGCTCCACATATCTCAATACT is from Zingiber officinale cultivar Zhangliang chromosome 7B, Zo_v1.1, whole genome shotgun sequence and encodes:
- the LOC122006903 gene encoding methylthioribose-1-phosphate isomerase-like encodes the protein MAAELNDSSTAAPAGTLQSICYERGSLRLLDQTRLPLETVYLDIKDSTDGWNAIRDMVVRGAPAIAIAAALSLAVEIFNLAFSGKPEDAASFIFKKLEYLVSSRPTAVNLSDAAEKLRSLILKTAETADKADTIFQAYIDAAETMLVDDVAANEAIGFHGASHLRSHLENLQKISVLTHCNTGSLATAGYGTALGVIRALQTEGWLKKAFCTETRPFNQGSRLTAFELVHEQIPATLIADSAAAALMKAGRVNAVVVGADRIAANGDTANKIGTYSLALSAYHHGIRFYVAAPITSIDLSISSGEQIVIEERSEKELLHSDGGRGKQVAASGISVWNPAFDVTPARLITAIITEKGVIKKSSEDAFDIQGFIENAK